In Neisseria dentiae, one DNA window encodes the following:
- a CDS encoding sensor histidine kinase, translating to MKRNKLLGLSATARWRIAGWILLTTVLMVLVLILTARSIFIRQVHTDANAAIVQEAEEFNAFAREALDPQTRRPFTSVTALMETYLERQTPDKGEAFVAVTPTDVLVVDNASRDAGERLAGDRERLNKMINNEKSSGVEETADGQLRWGKSVVRGSNGEQGVMLYTHFVQNNIDAVHRNMRILFGMMFGGLLLVVSIAWVVAGQILAPIHRFTRLSDGIDSFNLSTRLPEEGDNELSRLAKAINKMLDRLSSAHLEQNHVLYEVLEQAQEQAHDLQQVRKQLTEGSPQAVMLDGSLAKMQSLSQNLALLLESGREGFLHDQETRLDSFVEKLAGQLRKQYPEHTWQIAEAADASAFMDTKHIFTAMHHLARNAVAHNAGGEEIQIGASVRRPPEGQSMASFWIVNHGMPLSKEEAKNIFEPLNPAVRRSDLQGPQMGIGLAVVKAIAHAHGGYAWVESSMEHGTVFGIDIPLAHAAAAAEETQVRQAAIEAMQQER from the coding sequence ATGAAACGAAACAAACTTTTGGGTTTGTCTGCCACGGCACGCTGGCGTATTGCCGGCTGGATTTTGCTGACCACGGTGCTGATGGTGCTGGTGTTGATTCTAACCGCGCGTTCGATATTTATCCGCCAAGTGCACACCGATGCCAACGCGGCGATTGTGCAGGAAGCAGAAGAATTCAACGCTTTTGCGCGCGAAGCGCTCGACCCGCAGACCCGCAGGCCGTTTACCTCGGTAACGGCGCTGATGGAAACCTATCTCGAACGGCAAACGCCCGATAAAGGCGAGGCATTTGTTGCGGTAACCCCCACCGATGTGCTGGTGGTGGACAACGCCTCGAGAGACGCGGGCGAGCGTTTGGCCGGCGACCGCGAACGCCTCAACAAGATGATTAACAACGAGAAAAGCTCGGGCGTGGAAGAAACGGCCGACGGCCAACTGCGCTGGGGCAAAAGCGTGGTGCGCGGCAGCAACGGCGAGCAAGGCGTGATGCTTTACACCCATTTCGTGCAAAACAATATCGATGCGGTACACCGCAATATGCGCATCCTCTTTGGCATGATGTTCGGCGGCCTGTTGCTGGTGGTTTCGATCGCTTGGGTGGTGGCCGGGCAGATTTTGGCGCCGATACACCGTTTCACCAGACTTTCAGACGGCATCGACTCGTTTAATTTGTCCACCCGCCTGCCTGAAGAGGGCGACAACGAATTGTCGCGCCTGGCCAAAGCCATCAATAAAATGCTCGACCGCTTAAGCAGCGCGCATTTGGAACAAAACCACGTTTTGTATGAAGTGCTCGAGCAGGCGCAGGAGCAGGCGCACGATTTGCAACAGGTGAGAAAACAGCTGACCGAAGGCTCGCCGCAGGCGGTGATGCTCGACGGCTCGCTGGCGAAAATGCAGAGTTTGTCGCAAAACCTCGCCCTGCTGCTCGAAAGCGGCAGAGAAGGCTTTTTGCACGACCAGGAAACCCGCCTCGACAGTTTTGTGGAAAAACTGGCAGGCCAGCTGCGCAAGCAGTATCCCGAGCATACTTGGCAGATTGCCGAAGCCGCAGATGCCAGCGCGTTTATGGATACCAAACATATTTTCACCGCCATGCACCATTTGGCGCGCAATGCGGTGGCGCATAACGCCGGCGGCGAAGAAATCCAAATCGGTGCTTCCGTGCGCAGGCCGCCCGAAGGCCAGAGCATGGCCAGCTTTTGGATTGTGAACCACGGTATGCCGTTGAGCAAAGAAGAAGCGAAAAACATTTTCGAGCCGCTTAATCCGGCGGTGCGCCGCTCCGACTTGCAAGGCCCGCAAATGGGCATCGGTTTGGCCGTGGTGAAAGCCATTGCCCACGCGCACGGCGGTTATGCCTGGGTGGAGTCGAGCATGGAACACGGCACGGTGTTCGGCATCGATATCCCGCTGGCGCACGCTGCCGCAGCAGCCGAAGAAACTCAGGTGCGGCAGGCCGCCATCGAAGCCATGCAGCAAGAACGCTAA
- a CDS encoding glycerate kinase — MTVAIPQHILVAPAGFKESLDADMVAKAISAGVRRAIPGAFIKAIPMPDGGEGTAEMLAKSTGGRLVRKTVTGPVGQPVNSHFALLGGTAEGVAVVEMAAAAGLRLVPRDMRDPTQTTTYGVGELILAALEHDIHTILIGCGDSGTSDGGLGALQALGARVTDQSGNEVGQGGRYLQQVAALDMSGLPAAIRDGKVKLVMALNAHNILTGERGVARVFGPQKGATPAQVEELEKGFENWAAKLAEYRLPQAGSVDFAKGSGTGASGGLGAGLAAVGAQLVSRFEALLDSGLAGFDLNGLLKKADLVITAEGAIDFQTPRGKVPAEIAWRAGNMGVPVVALAGTLGKGAQDVYDIGIDAIASIVPIPMSLEQAIVDGERLLIEATERMMRTLLLGASIAARKMDKENYNW, encoded by the coding sequence ATGACTGTTGCTATTCCTCAACATATCTTGGTCGCACCGGCCGGTTTTAAAGAATCGCTGGATGCCGATATGGTGGCCAAAGCCATTTCCGCAGGCGTGCGCCGCGCCATACCGGGCGCGTTTATCAAAGCCATTCCCATGCCCGACGGCGGCGAGGGCACGGCCGAAATGCTGGCCAAATCAACCGGAGGGCGCTTGGTGCGCAAAACCGTTACCGGCCCGGTGGGGCAGCCGGTTAATTCCCATTTTGCCTTGTTGGGCGGCACGGCCGAAGGCGTGGCTGTAGTGGAAATGGCAGCAGCGGCGGGCTTGCGCCTGGTGCCGCGCGATATGCGCGACCCGACCCAAACCACCACCTACGGCGTGGGCGAGCTGATTTTGGCGGCGTTGGAACACGATATCCACACCATTCTGATCGGCTGCGGCGATTCCGGCACCAGCGACGGCGGCCTGGGCGCCTTGCAGGCCTTGGGTGCGCGCGTTACCGATCAGAGCGGCAACGAAGTCGGCCAGGGCGGGCGTTATTTGCAGCAAGTGGCCGCACTGGATATGAGCGGCCTGCCCGCCGCCATCCGCGACGGCAAAGTCAAACTGGTGATGGCCTTGAACGCCCACAATATCTTAACCGGCGAACGCGGCGTGGCCCGCGTGTTCGGCCCGCAAAAAGGCGCCACGCCCGCACAAGTGGAAGAGCTTGAAAAAGGCTTTGAAAACTGGGCGGCCAAACTCGCCGAATACCGTTTGCCGCAGGCCGGCTCGGTGGATTTTGCCAAAGGATCGGGCACGGGCGCATCGGGCGGCTTGGGTGCGGGCTTGGCTGCGGTGGGCGCACAATTGGTTTCCCGTTTTGAAGCCTTGCTGGATTCAGGCCTGGCCGGTTTCGATTTGAACGGCCTCTTGAAAAAGGCCGACTTGGTGATTACCGCCGAAGGCGCGATCGACTTTCAAACCCCGCGCGGCAAAGTGCCCGCCGAAATCGCCTGGCGCGCCGGTAATATGGGCGTGCCCGTAGTGGCGCTGGCCGGCACGCTGGGCAAAGGTGCGCAAGATGTGTACGACATCGGCATTGACGCCATCGCTTCCATCGTGCCGATTCCCATGAGTTTGGAACAGGCCATCGTCGATGGCGAACGCCTGCTGATCGAGGCCACCGAACGCATGATGCGCACGCTTCTGCTGGGCGCTTCCATCGCAGCGAGAAAAATGGATAAAGAAAACTACAATTGGTAG
- a CDS encoding ABC transporter substrate-binding protein, producing MNHQPAKKYVLGTVAALLLAACSPAEQAAAPAASGTSTAAGNKKIAITAIVEHPALDAVRKGVIDELKSKGYEEGKNLTVDFQSAQGSTANAAQIAKKFAGSNPDVIVAIATPSAQSVVAATKTIPVVYAGVTDPVAAKLVPGWEASNTNVTGVSDELPLEPQIDLMKKLVPAVKNVGYVYSPGEVNSTIVLDQLKAKLSSQGINVVAAPAQRSSDVLTAARSLNGKVDLIYTSLDNNVVSSYESMYKAAVEMKKPLVASDTDSVKRGAVAALGVNYYDLGKKTGDVVFQILNGKKAGEIPSARMETLDLFLSKKNAAAEGIALPEELLKQAKEVQE from the coding sequence ATGAACCACCAACCCGCAAAAAAATATGTTTTAGGCACCGTGGCCGCTTTGCTGCTGGCTGCCTGTTCTCCCGCCGAGCAAGCCGCCGCGCCTGCGGCATCGGGCACCTCTACCGCGGCAGGCAATAAAAAAATAGCCATCACGGCGATTGTGGAGCACCCCGCCTTGGATGCCGTCCGCAAAGGGGTGATCGACGAATTGAAAAGCAAGGGTTACGAAGAGGGTAAAAACCTGACGGTTGATTTTCAAAGCGCACAAGGCAGCACCGCCAATGCGGCGCAGATTGCCAAGAAATTTGCCGGCAGCAATCCCGACGTGATTGTGGCGATTGCAACGCCGAGCGCGCAATCTGTGGTGGCCGCCACCAAAACCATTCCCGTGGTTTATGCCGGCGTAACCGACCCCGTGGCGGCAAAGCTGGTGCCGGGTTGGGAGGCTTCCAACACCAATGTAACCGGTGTTTCCGATGAGCTGCCGCTGGAGCCGCAAATCGATTTGATGAAAAAGCTTGTGCCTGCGGTGAAAAACGTGGGTTATGTGTACAGCCCGGGCGAAGTGAATTCCACCATCGTGCTGGATCAGCTTAAAGCCAAGCTCTCGTCTCAAGGCATCAATGTGGTGGCGGCCCCTGCGCAGCGTTCTTCCGACGTGCTCACCGCCGCGCGCAGCTTAAACGGTAAAGTCGATTTGATTTACACTTCGCTCGACAACAATGTGGTTTCTTCTTACGAATCCATGTATAAAGCTGCCGTGGAAATGAAAAAACCTTTGGTTGCTTCGGATACCGATTCCGTGAAACGCGGTGCGGTGGCCGCTTTGGGGGTGAACTATTATGATTTGGGCAAGAAAACCGGCGATGTGGTGTTCCAAATCTTAAACGGCAAGAAAGCGGGCGAAATCCCGTCGGCCCGTATGGAAACTTTAGACCTGTTTTTAAGTAAAAAGAACGCCGCCGCCGAGGGCATCGCCCTGCCGGAGGAGTTGCTCAAGCAGGCTAAAGAAGTGCAAGAGTAA
- the grxD gene encoding Grx4 family monothiol glutaredoxin, giving the protein MSIQEQIKEVVTTHRVVLFMKGTKQFPQCGFSSRAVQILQAAGCEDFVTVNVLENEAVRQGIKEYSNWPTIPQLYINGEFMGGSDIMMEMFEAGELQEALKA; this is encoded by the coding sequence ATGAGCATCCAAGAGCAGATTAAAGAAGTGGTTACCACCCACCGCGTGGTATTGTTTATGAAAGGCACCAAGCAGTTTCCGCAATGCGGTTTCTCTTCGCGCGCCGTGCAGATTCTGCAAGCCGCAGGCTGCGAAGATTTCGTTACCGTTAACGTGCTGGAAAACGAAGCCGTGCGCCAAGGCATCAAGGAATACAGCAACTGGCCGACGATTCCGCAGCTGTATATCAACGGCGAATTCATGGGCGGCTCGGACATCATGATGGAAATGTTTGAGGCAGGCGAACTGCAGGAAGCATTGAAAGCCTAA
- the queD gene encoding 6-carboxytetrahydropterin synthase QueD — protein sequence MKITKIFTFDSSHMLDGHDGKCQNLHGHTYSLEITVSDGLIEAGAKAGMVMDFADLKTIVKQTVIEPFDHAFIYHGGNARESQIAALLEGWQMKTLRLNRRTTAENLSVEIFGRLKSAGLPVCSVKLWETPTSCAEYEGN from the coding sequence ATGAAAATCACCAAAATCTTCACCTTCGATTCCTCCCATATGCTCGACGGCCACGACGGCAAATGCCAAAACCTGCACGGCCACACGTATTCGCTCGAAATCACCGTTTCAGACGGCCTGATCGAAGCAGGCGCCAAAGCGGGCATGGTGATGGACTTTGCCGACTTGAAAACCATTGTCAAACAAACCGTTATCGAGCCGTTCGACCACGCCTTCATCTACCACGGCGGCAACGCGCGCGAAAGCCAAATCGCCGCCTTGCTGGAGGGCTGGCAGATGAAAACCCTGCGCCTAAACCGCCGCACCACCGCCGAAAACCTGAGTGTGGAAATCTTTGGCCGTCTGAAAAGCGCCGGACTGCCCGTGTGCAGCGTCAAACTGTGGGAAACACCCACCTCGTGCGCCGAATACGAAGGAAACTAA
- the queC gene encoding 7-cyano-7-deazaguanine synthase QueC, with product MNPQKAVVVFSGGQDSTTCLIQAIRRYGNDNVEAITFRYGQRHAIELERARRIAQDLGVRQTVLDLSLMQQITHNALMDETAEIQAPAGGVPNTFVDGRNALFLLYAAIYAKSRNARHLITGVCETDFSGYPDCRDIFIKSMNVTLNLAMDYDFQIHTPLMYLTKAQTWALADELGCLDYIREHTHTCYHGVAGGCGECPSCVLRERGLTEYLAGKTA from the coding sequence ATGAACCCTCAAAAAGCCGTGGTCGTCTTTTCAGGCGGCCAGGATTCCACCACCTGCCTGATTCAGGCCATCCGCCGATACGGCAACGACAACGTTGAAGCCATCACCTTCCGATACGGCCAGCGCCACGCCATCGAGCTGGAACGCGCCCGCCGGATCGCCCAAGATTTGGGTGTACGCCAAACCGTGCTCGATTTGAGCCTGATGCAGCAAATCACCCATAACGCGCTAATGGACGAAACCGCCGAAATCCAAGCCCCCGCAGGCGGTGTGCCCAACACCTTCGTCGACGGCCGCAACGCCCTGTTTCTGCTGTACGCCGCCATCTACGCCAAAAGCCGTAACGCCCGCCACCTCATTACCGGCGTGTGCGAAACCGACTTTTCCGGCTACCCCGACTGCCGAGACATCTTCATCAAATCGATGAACGTTACCCTCAATCTGGCGATGGACTACGATTTCCAAATCCACACGCCGCTGATGTACCTCACCAAAGCGCAAACCTGGGCGCTGGCCGACGAATTAGGCTGTTTGGACTATATCCGCGAACACACCCACACCTGCTACCACGGCGTGGCGGGCGGCTGCGGCGAATGCCCGAGCTGCGTGCTGCGCGAGCGCGGTTTAACAGAATACTTGGCGGGCAAAACAGCATGA
- a CDS encoding SLC13 family permease, whose product MNRISSSDHDADGKIFYRTRSSLNLNNPRYSDGLYGAVQQDAVEKSWLSKFSGKHAAAAVAAFIVAALVVWWTVLAADDAAGALNTQGAVTLSVFAVAVWFWIFTDIDDTYVALGAAVLLVVMGVLPEKILFDSLGDDTVWLLLGSFVVAAGITASGLATRAAAFIVSGAKTPRQLMHLSGAALVATAFAVPSTSGRAALAMPVFLALASVLRDRSKLVLALALLFPSVILLSAVGSYLGAGAHLITSQILAASGFPAFSFTNWMFYGMPLAVVASVICVELILMLFTSADDRKQALTISVSDLQNHTTIPIRGRFTPDQVKTCWLVGGVILLWCTEPAHGIHPAIIALAGGLMMSSTGLGVVDLGKALKSVPWSLLIFMAATLAMGSALVTSGAAAWAANSMLGSIRGSGMGAGVLFVVIIVAISTAAHLVIQSRSARSAVLIPIVVSLAPEVGVSAVAAAFASTAAAGFCHTMSSSAKPMALYAKVDDAPTYSGRDLLRLSMWLAPISVALVLAFAFFIWPLLGMPLFVK is encoded by the coding sequence ATGAACCGTATTTCTTCTTCCGATCACGATGCGGACGGGAAAATCTTTTACCGCACCCGTTCTTCGCTCAACCTCAACAACCCGCGCTATTCAGACGGCCTCTATGGCGCGGTGCAGCAGGATGCCGTTGAAAAAAGCTGGCTGTCGAAGTTTTCGGGCAAACACGCCGCTGCCGCCGTTGCTGCCTTTATTGTGGCGGCGCTGGTGGTGTGGTGGACGGTGTTGGCGGCCGACGATGCCGCCGGTGCGCTCAACACGCAGGGTGCGGTTACCTTGTCGGTGTTTGCCGTGGCGGTGTGGTTTTGGATTTTTACCGATATCGACGACACTTATGTGGCATTGGGCGCCGCCGTTTTGCTGGTGGTGATGGGCGTGCTGCCCGAAAAAATCCTGTTCGATTCGCTGGGCGACGACACCGTATGGCTGCTGCTTGGCTCGTTTGTGGTGGCGGCGGGCATTACTGCGTCGGGCTTGGCCACCCGCGCCGCCGCCTTCATCGTTTCGGGGGCGAAAACGCCGCGCCAGCTGATGCACTTGAGCGGTGCGGCCTTGGTGGCCACTGCTTTTGCCGTGCCCTCCACTTCCGGCCGCGCGGCACTGGCAATGCCCGTTTTTCTGGCATTGGCATCGGTGTTGCGCGACCGCAGCAAACTGGTGTTGGCGCTGGCTTTGCTGTTTCCCTCGGTGATTCTGCTCTCTGCCGTCGGCTCTTATTTGGGCGCCGGCGCACATCTGATTACCAGCCAGATTCTTGCCGCCAGCGGCTTCCCCGCCTTTTCGTTTACCAACTGGATGTTTTACGGCATGCCCTTGGCCGTTGTGGCCAGCGTGATCTGCGTGGAGCTGATTTTGATGTTGTTCACCTCCGCCGACGACCGTAAACAGGCGCTGACGATTTCGGTGAGCGACCTGCAAAACCACACCACCATTCCGATACGCGGCAGGTTCACGCCCGATCAGGTGAAAACCTGCTGGCTGGTGGGCGGTGTGATTTTGTTGTGGTGTACCGAACCTGCGCACGGCATCCATCCGGCGATTATCGCCTTGGCCGGCGGCCTGATGATGAGCAGCACGGGCTTGGGCGTGGTGGATTTGGGCAAAGCCCTGAAATCGGTGCCGTGGTCGCTGCTGATTTTTATGGCGGCAACGCTGGCGATGGGTTCGGCGCTCGTTACCAGCGGCGCGGCGGCTTGGGCGGCCAACAGTATGCTCGGTTCGATACGCGGCAGCGGCATGGGCGCGGGCGTGTTGTTTGTGGTGATTATCGTGGCCATTTCCACCGCCGCGCACTTGGTTATCCAATCGCGTTCGGCACGTTCGGCCGTATTGATTCCGATTGTGGTGTCGCTGGCGCCCGAAGTGGGCGTATCCGCCGTGGCGGCTGCATTCGCTTCCACCGCCGCCGCAGGTTTTTGCCACACCATGAGCAGTTCGGCCAAACCGATGGCGCTGTATGCCAAAGTGGACGATGCGCCCACTTATTCCGGCCGCGACCTCTTGCGCCTGAGCATGTGGCTGGCACCCATCAGCGTGGCACTGGTGTTGGCCTTTGCCTTCTTTATATGGCCCCTGCTCGGTATGCCGCTATTTGTTAAATAA
- a CDS encoding 7-carboxy-7-deazaguanine synthase QueE, with translation MTEIRPENPAYRIVEIFESLQGEGYNTGMSAVFIRLGKCNLACAWCDTDYLTFTMMSLADILGRLKSYTARNIIITGGEPTIQPHLAVLLDALKSAGYRLYLETNGLNPAPPQIDYVAASPKACYAAKYEQQCIETADEVRIVADGDVLAFCAAMEQKIRAEHYYLSPCERKGEMNIYETIRQIGLLNSRPDAAVHWQLSVQTHKWAGIE, from the coding sequence ATGACCGAAATCCGCCCCGAAAACCCCGCATACCGCATCGTCGAAATTTTCGAGAGCCTGCAAGGCGAAGGCTACAACACCGGCATGAGCGCCGTGTTTATCCGCTTGGGCAAATGCAATCTCGCCTGCGCCTGGTGCGACACCGATTACCTCACGTTCACGATGATGAGCCTGGCCGATATTTTAGGCCGTCTGAAAAGTTATACCGCCCGCAACATCATCATCACCGGCGGCGAACCGACCATACAGCCTCATTTGGCGGTGTTGCTCGATGCCTTGAAATCGGCCGGCTACCGCCTTTATTTGGAAACCAACGGGTTGAATCCCGCGCCGCCGCAAATCGATTATGTGGCCGCCAGCCCGAAAGCCTGCTACGCGGCCAAGTATGAACAGCAGTGCATTGAAACGGCAGACGAAGTGCGCATCGTGGCCGACGGCGATGTGCTGGCGTTTTGCGCGGCGATGGAGCAGAAAATCCGCGCCGAACATTATTATCTTTCGCCCTGCGAACGAAAAGGCGAAATGAATATCTACGAAACCATCCGCCAAATCGGCCTGTTAAACAGCCGCCCCGATGCCGCCGTACATTGGCAATTGAGCGTGCAAACGCACAAATGGGCGGGGATTGAATAG
- a CDS encoding ABC transporter permease: protein MSLIAFFGGIEAGLIYALVALGVLISFRILDFPDLTADGSFPLGAVVFAVCVGSGVNPWLACFAGAAAGACAGMVTAWLNVSLKILPLLASILVMVALYSVNLRITGGTPNIPLIGAPSVFEPFVAADFSNQFWVQPLIIAGFVVIAKLLLDWFFNTKTGLAMRATGVNARMAKAQGVATSKMVVLGMAISNALIALGGALFAQTTGSADLASGIGTIVIGLAAVIIGENLLSSKRIILITLAAIVGALVYRLLIAFALGNEFLQSLGVRPTDLNLITAVLVVIALRLPAVKRSLTRKTTS, encoded by the coding sequence ATGAGCTTGATTGCTTTTTTCGGCGGTATCGAAGCCGGCCTGATTTATGCGCTGGTGGCGCTGGGCGTGCTGATTTCGTTCCGCATTCTCGATTTCCCCGATCTGACTGCCGACGGCAGCTTTCCTTTGGGTGCGGTGGTGTTTGCCGTATGCGTGGGTTCGGGTGTCAACCCGTGGCTGGCCTGCTTTGCCGGTGCGGCGGCGGGCGCTTGTGCGGGCATGGTAACGGCGTGGTTGAATGTGTCGTTGAAAATTCTGCCGCTCTTGGCCAGCATTTTGGTGATGGTGGCTCTGTATTCGGTTAACCTGCGGATTACCGGCGGCACGCCCAATATCCCGCTGATTGGTGCGCCGAGCGTGTTCGAGCCGTTTGTGGCCGCCGATTTCAGCAACCAGTTTTGGGTGCAGCCGCTGATTATCGCCGGCTTTGTGGTTATCGCCAAACTGCTGCTCGATTGGTTTTTCAACACCAAAACCGGTTTGGCCATGCGCGCCACCGGCGTGAACGCGCGTATGGCCAAGGCGCAAGGCGTGGCCACCTCGAAAATGGTGGTGCTCGGCATGGCGATTTCCAACGCCCTGATTGCTTTGGGCGGCGCGCTGTTCGCCCAAACCACGGGCAGCGCCGATTTGGCCAGCGGCATCGGCACCATCGTTATCGGTTTGGCGGCGGTGATTATCGGCGAGAACCTGCTGAGCAGTAAGCGTATTATCTTGATTACGCTGGCCGCCATCGTGGGCGCGCTGGTGTACCGCCTGCTGATTGCTTTTGCCTTGGGCAACGAATTTCTGCAAAGTTTGGGCGTGCGCCCGACCGATTTGAACCTGATTACCGCCGTGCTGGTGGTTATCGCCCTGCGCCTGCCGGCGGTTAAACGCTCGCTTACAAGGAAAACCACATCATGA
- a CDS encoding ABC transporter ATP-binding protein — MMRSDNLKVTFNAGTPIENPAMRGMSLHIQDGEFVTVIGSNGAGKSTFLNAISGDLPVDSGSIHIDGQDVTRLPAHKRAHLVARVFQDPLAGTCEALSIEENMALAYSRGRKRGLKFALNKANRELFREKLAVLKLGLENRLTDRIGLLSGGQRQAVSLLMASLQPSKILLLDEHTAALDPKTAAFVLELTDQIIAENKLTAMMVTHSMRQALDHGSRTVMLHRGKVVLDVAGEQRAGMDVPDLLDLFEQTRGEKVSDDALLLD; from the coding sequence ATGATGCGCTCCGATAATTTGAAAGTAACCTTCAACGCGGGCACTCCGATTGAAAACCCCGCCATGCGCGGCATGAGCCTGCACATTCAAGACGGCGAATTCGTTACCGTTATCGGCAGCAACGGCGCGGGCAAATCCACTTTTCTCAATGCCATCAGTGGCGATTTGCCGGTGGACAGCGGCAGCATTCATATCGACGGGCAAGACGTTACCCGCCTGCCCGCGCACAAACGCGCCCATTTGGTGGCGCGTGTGTTCCAAGACCCGCTGGCGGGCACCTGCGAAGCGCTGAGCATCGAAGAAAACATGGCGCTGGCGTATTCGCGCGGCCGCAAGAGAGGCTTGAAGTTTGCGTTGAATAAGGCCAACCGCGAGCTGTTCCGCGAAAAGCTCGCCGTGCTGAAACTCGGTTTGGAAAACCGCCTCACCGACCGCATCGGCCTGCTTTCGGGCGGCCAGCGCCAGGCCGTGAGCCTGCTGATGGCCAGCTTGCAGCCGAGCAAAATCCTGCTGCTCGACGAGCACACCGCCGCGCTCGACCCGAAAACCGCTGCTTTCGTGCTGGAGCTGACCGACCAGATTATCGCCGAAAACAAACTGACGGCAATGATGGTTACCCATTCCATGCGCCAGGCCCTCGACCACGGCAGCCGCACCGTTATGCTGCACCGCGGCAAAGTGGTGCTGGACGTTGCGGGGGAGCAGCGCGCCGGCATGGATGTGCCCGATCTGCTGGATTTGTTCGAGCAGACCCGCGGCGAGAAAGTGTCGGACGATGCCTTGTTGCTGGATTGA
- the argC gene encoding N-acetyl-gamma-glutamyl-phosphate reductase, translated as MSNRIKAGIVGATGYTGVELLRLLAAHPNVDVCAVTSRSEAGIAVADYFPSLRGVYDLAFQTPDEAGLAQCDVVFFATPNGVAMKEAPALLAQGVRVVDLSADYRLQNIPVWEKWYGMAHASPETVARAVYGLSEMNRSSIAQAQLVANPGCYPTCVSLALLPLLKAGRLKENMPLIADCKSGVSGAGRKANVGTLFCEAGDNFKAYGVGGHRHLPEIKQTISGLQSNVAEGLVFVPHLTPMIRGMQATMYLHLHDGTDPHELLAGFYHNSPFVDIMPPGSTPETRSVRGANLCRISVQQAPQSNVWIVLSVIDNLVKGAAGQAVQNMNIMFGFNEEAGLNNAPLLP; from the coding sequence ATGTCCAACCGCATCAAAGCCGGCATTGTCGGCGCCACCGGCTACACCGGCGTAGAGCTGCTGCGCCTGCTGGCCGCCCACCCAAACGTTGACGTTTGCGCCGTAACCAGCCGCAGCGAAGCCGGCATCGCCGTGGCCGATTATTTCCCCAGCCTGCGCGGCGTGTATGACTTGGCGTTCCAAACACCCGACGAAGCCGGTTTGGCACAATGCGACGTGGTGTTTTTCGCCACCCCCAACGGCGTGGCCATGAAAGAAGCGCCCGCGCTGCTCGCGCAAGGCGTGCGCGTGGTGGATTTGTCGGCCGACTACCGCCTGCAAAACATTCCCGTTTGGGAAAAATGGTACGGCATGGCGCACGCAAGCCCCGAAACCGTTGCCCGCGCCGTGTATGGTTTGAGCGAAATGAACCGCAGCAGCATCGCCCAAGCCCAGCTGGTGGCCAACCCCGGCTGCTATCCCACCTGCGTTTCCCTCGCCCTTTTGCCCTTATTGAAGGCAGGCCGTCTGAAAGAAAACATGCCGCTGATTGCCGACTGCAAATCCGGTGTTTCCGGCGCGGGCCGCAAAGCCAACGTGGGCACGCTGTTTTGCGAAGCGGGCGACAATTTCAAAGCCTACGGCGTGGGCGGCCACCGCCACCTGCCCGAAATCAAGCAAACCATCAGCGGCCTGCAAAGCAACGTGGCCGAGGGCTTGGTGTTCGTGCCCCACCTCACGCCGATGATACGGGGCATGCAGGCCACCATGTATCTGCACCTGCACGACGGCACCGACCCCCACGAACTCTTGGCCGGTTTCTACCACAACAGCCCGTTCGTCGACATCATGCCGCCGGGCAGCACACCCGAAACCCGCAGCGTGCGCGGCGCCAACCTCTGCCGCATCAGCGTGCAGCAGGCGCCGCAAAGCAATGTGTGGATTGTGTTATCGGTTATCGATAATCTGGTAAAAGGCGCGGCGGGGCAGGCCGTGCAAAACATGAACATCATGTTCGGCTTCAACGAAGAAGCCGGCCTTAACAACGCGCCATTGCTGCCCTAA